One genomic segment of Fusobacterium mortiferum ATCC 9817 includes these proteins:
- a CDS encoding efflux RND transporter permease subunit, producing the protein MKFIDYSIKNTVVVRFLVFLLIIGGIFSYNKLGKLEDPEFKIKEALVITLYPEADAHTVELQVTDKIEEAVNKLPNIDYIQSVSKPGYSEVKIKLDEGIPADEVEQYWDNLRKKVNDAKLSLPLGTLPSIVLDDYGSVYGMFLAVTSDGYTHSELQKYTEYITKELNSISGITQVAIFGKTSDAINVIIDREKINSMGLNTKLIATTLLSENLISGGGVVDYGNLRVPIRLNNEVKSLKDLENLVVFSKKLPDGSNQIVRLADVATIKEGYVEPITQKMYFNNKMAMGISLSPEKGTNVVKTGEEIDRKIEEIKEKLPVGINIEKVYYQPDLVTSAIDNFVINLILSVITVVGVLLFTMGMRSGLIIGSGLVLSILGTLIFMYGMKIDMQRVSLGSFIIAMGMLVDNSIVIVDGVLVRRSKGMAMEEALKESTYKPAIPLLGATLIAAIAFLPGAIMPTYVGEYVSSSFWVIGISLLLSWVLCLTQTPVYCKLYLEGGKVPEESEREKKFYEKAKRFLITLLNRRKIVLTILIGAFLGSCLLFLAIPKTFFPDSDKKGFTINMWAPEGSKTEIIEEASKKLKDYLLQDEGVVNITTTIGASPSRYYTATIPEMPNPSFAQLILNVKKVKDVERVGAKAVDFANENIAGVTVSVKKYPNGVPAQYPIEIAFSGPDPQVLRNLAQEAMNIMKTSPRALNVKNNWRNKLLAWEADYSQAKGRRANISPLDLGTGLMRSGEGMPIGKIKQDDKQVTVLLKEKGNEEKNQLTNIEQTPIWGLSLEAQPLSSVTNGGEFVFEEGQVWRRDRVRTITVQCDVPVGVAAEDVRKEFKDRIEKMELPKGYSMKWLGEAYEQEKNNMAIAMATPVPAILMLIICVLLFANIKTPILIAITLPLAMIGIAPGLAITGKSFGFMSIIGALSLTGMMIKNVIVMMDEINYEIDVLKKDRFIALVDSAVSRIRSVGLAALTTIFGMIPLLWDPLYGDMAATIIFGLFASTMLTLFIFPVIYGTVNKIYPKES; encoded by the coding sequence ATGAAATTTATAGATTACTCGATAAAAAATACAGTAGTTGTAAGATTTTTAGTTTTTCTCTTGATAATAGGAGGAATATTTTCCTACAACAAATTGGGTAAATTAGAGGACCCAGAATTTAAGATAAAGGAAGCTTTGGTAATAACTCTTTATCCAGAAGCTGATGCACATACAGTGGAGTTACAGGTAACAGATAAGATAGAGGAGGCAGTGAATAAGTTACCTAACATAGACTATATTCAATCTGTATCTAAACCTGGGTATTCAGAGGTAAAGATAAAATTAGATGAAGGAATTCCTGCTGATGAGGTAGAACAGTATTGGGATAATTTAAGAAAAAAAGTAAATGATGCTAAGTTGTCTCTTCCATTGGGGACACTACCATCTATTGTTTTAGATGACTATGGTTCTGTATATGGAATGTTTCTAGCTGTAACTAGTGATGGGTATACACATTCAGAGCTACAAAAATATACTGAATATATTACAAAGGAGTTAAACTCTATATCAGGAATTACTCAAGTAGCTATTTTTGGAAAGACAAGTGATGCCATTAATGTAATAATAGATAGAGAAAAGATTAACTCTATGGGACTTAATACAAAACTTATAGCTACTACTCTGCTTAGTGAAAATCTAATTTCAGGAGGAGGGGTAGTAGACTATGGAAATCTAAGAGTTCCTATAAGATTAAATAATGAAGTAAAATCTTTAAAAGATTTAGAAAACTTAGTGGTATTTTCTAAAAAACTACCTGATGGAAGTAATCAGATAGTGAGATTAGCAGATGTAGCTACTATAAAAGAGGGGTATGTAGAACCAATTACTCAAAAAATGTATTTCAACAATAAGATGGCTATGGGTATATCTCTATCTCCAGAAAAGGGAACAAATGTTGTAAAAACTGGAGAGGAGATAGATAGAAAAATAGAAGAGATAAAGGAAAAACTTCCAGTGGGGATAAATATAGAGAAGGTATATTATCAACCAGATTTAGTAACTTCTGCAATAGATAATTTTGTAATCAATTTAATATTATCAGTAATTACAGTAGTAGGAGTACTACTTTTCACTATGGGTATGAGAAGTGGACTTATAATAGGAAGTGGGCTTGTTCTTTCAATTCTAGGAACACTTATCTTTATGTATGGAATGAAAATAGATATGCAAAGGGTATCTTTAGGTTCATTTATAATAGCTATGGGAATGTTAGTAGATAACTCCATAGTTATAGTAGATGGTGTCCTTGTAAGAAGAAGTAAAGGAATGGCAATGGAAGAAGCGCTAAAGGAGTCTACGTATAAGCCAGCTATTCCACTATTGGGAGCTACTTTAATAGCAGCTATAGCATTTTTACCAGGGGCAATTATGCCTACATATGTAGGGGAATATGTGAGCTCATCTTTTTGGGTAATAGGAATATCTCTTCTACTTAGTTGGGTACTATGTCTTACTCAGACACCAGTATATTGTAAACTCTATCTTGAAGGTGGAAAGGTTCCTGAAGAAAGTGAAAGAGAGAAAAAATTCTATGAGAAAGCTAAGAGATTTTTAATTACACTTTTAAATAGAAGAAAGATTGTACTTACTATATTGATAGGAGCTTTTTTAGGAAGTTGTTTACTATTTTTAGCTATACCTAAAACATTTTTCCCTGATTCGGATAAAAAGGGATTTACTATTAATATGTGGGCACCAGAGGGAAGTAAGACTGAGATAATAGAGGAAGCTAGTAAAAAGTTAAAAGATTATCTTTTACAAGATGAGGGAGTGGTAAATATAACTACTACCATAGGGGCTTCTCCATCAAGATATTACACAGCTACTATCCCAGAGATGCCTAACCCATCTTTTGCTCAGCTTATATTAAATGTAAAAAAAGTAAAAGATGTAGAGAGAGTGGGAGCAAAGGCAGTAGACTTTGCCAATGAAAATATAGCTGGAGTAACTGTAAGTGTAAAAAAATATCCTAATGGAGTACCAGCACAATATCCAATAGAGATAGCTTTTTCGGGACCAGACCCACAAGTACTTAGAAATTTGGCTCAAGAGGCTATGAATATAATGAAAACTTCTCCAAGAGCTTTAAATGTAAAAAATAACTGGAGAAATAAGTTACTTGCTTGGGAAGCAGACTACTCTCAAGCAAAGGGAAGAAGAGCTAATATCTCTCCACTGGATTTAGGAACAGGACTTATGAGAAGTGGAGAGGGAATGCCAATAGGTAAGATAAAACAAGATGATAAACAGGTTACTGTTTTATTAAAAGAGAAGGGAAATGAAGAGAAAAACCAATTAACTAATATAGAGCAAACTCCAATCTGGGGATTGAGTTTAGAAGCACAACCACTATCTTCTGTAACTAATGGAGGAGAATTTGTATTTGAAGAGGGACAGGTATGGAGAAGAGATAGAGTGAGAACTATAACTGTTCAGTGTGATGTACCAGTGGGGGTGGCAGCTGAAGATGTAAGAAAAGAGTTTAAGGATAGGATAGAAAAGATGGAGTTACCAAAAGGGTATAGTATGAAATGGTTGGGAGAGGCTTATGAACAGGAAAAAAATAATATGGCAATAGCTATGGCTACACCAGTACCAGCAATACTTATGCTTATAATCTGTGTTTTACTTTTTGCTAATATAAAGACTCCTATACTTATAGCAATAACTTTACCATTAGCTATGATAGGAATAGCACCAGGACTTGCTATCACAGGAAAAAGCTTTGGATTTATGTCAATAATAGGAGCTCTTTCATTGACAGGAATGATGATAAAAAATGTAATTGTTATGATGGATGAGATTAACTATGAGATAGATGTACTTAAGAAAGATAGATTTATAGCCTTAGTAGATTCTGCTGTAAGCAGAATAAGATCAGTAGGACTAGCAGCTCTTACTACAATATTTGGAATGATACCACTATTATGGGATCCACTTTATGGAGATATGGCAGCTACTATAATCTTTGGATTATTTGCTTCAACTATGCTTACACTATTTATTTTCCCAGTAATCTATGGTACTGTTAATAAGATTTATCCTAAAGAGAGTTAA
- a CDS encoding ABC-F family ATP-binding cassette domain-containing protein, which yields MALLQVNDLYMGFSGETLFKNISFSVDEKDKIGIIGINGAGKSTLIKILLGLEYDEVDPATNQRGTIAKKGGLKIGYLSQNPNLNKENTVFEELMTVFDNLRQDYHRIQELNIILAENLDDFDKTMEELGKITARYEQNEGYAVEYKVKQILNGLSLAESLWNNKVGDLSGGQMSRVALGKILLEEPELLILDEPTNHLDLNAIEWLEKMLKDYKKAVMVISHDVYFLDNVVNRIFEMEGKTLKTYNGNYTDYTIQKEAYITGAVKAFDKEQDKIRKMEEFIRRYKAGVKSKQARGREKILNRMEKMENPVISRKNMKLKFETDLTSVDLVLRIKDLSKSFDGQKIFSNINLDVYRGDRIGIIGKNGVGKSTLLKIVNSLETASSGEFKIGDRVKIGYYDQNHQGLNLNRTIIEELMYNFTLSEEQARNICGGFLFSEDDVYKEIKSLSGGEKARVAFMKLMLEKPNFLILDEPTNHLDIYSREILEEALEDYTGTILVVSHDRNFLDCVVNSIYEIKKDGAVMFKGDYNSYLQQRDNIKAKDESKDKAVLSYEEQKKNKNRISSLEKKIVKAEETLAKLEEKKALKEEEYNEAGRVNDLDKLLTIQKELEDFDMEIMTMMEEWESLEEELKELKESI from the coding sequence ATGGCACTTTTACAAGTTAATGATTTATATATGGGATTTTCAGGGGAAACACTATTTAAAAATATAAGTTTCTCGGTAGATGAAAAGGATAAGATAGGAATAATAGGAATAAATGGAGCAGGAAAATCTACTCTAATAAAGATACTTTTAGGGCTGGAATATGATGAGGTAGACCCTGCTACAAATCAGAGAGGAACTATTGCTAAAAAAGGTGGATTAAAAATAGGATACCTTTCTCAAAATCCAAATTTAAATAAAGAGAATACCGTATTTGAAGAGCTAATGACTGTATTTGATAATCTTAGACAGGACTACCATAGAATACAGGAGCTAAATATAATCTTAGCTGAAAATTTAGATGACTTTGATAAGACTATGGAAGAGCTAGGAAAGATTACAGCTAGATATGAGCAAAATGAGGGATATGCTGTTGAGTATAAGGTTAAACAGATTTTAAATGGACTTAGTTTAGCAGAGAGCCTCTGGAATAATAAGGTTGGAGATTTATCTGGAGGACAGATGTCAAGGGTAGCTCTAGGAAAAATCCTACTTGAAGAGCCAGAGCTTCTAATATTAGACGAGCCAACTAACCACTTGGATTTGAATGCAATAGAGTGGCTTGAAAAGATGCTAAAAGACTATAAAAAAGCTGTAATGGTAATTTCCCATGACGTATATTTCTTAGATAATGTGGTAAATAGAATTTTTGAGATGGAAGGAAAAACTCTTAAAACTTACAATGGAAACTATACAGACTATACTATTCAAAAGGAAGCCTATATTACAGGAGCTGTAAAAGCTTTTGATAAAGAGCAAGATAAGATAAGAAAGATGGAAGAGTTTATCAGAAGGTATAAGGCAGGAGTAAAATCTAAACAGGCTAGAGGAAGAGAAAAGATTTTGAACAGAATGGAGAAGATGGAAAATCCTGTAATCAGTAGAAAAAATATGAAGCTAAAATTTGAAACTGACTTGACAAGTGTAGATTTAGTATTGAGAATAAAGGATTTATCTAAATCTTTTGATGGGCAAAAAATATTTTCAAATATAAACTTAGATGTTTATAGAGGAGATAGAATAGGAATAATAGGAAAGAACGGAGTAGGAAAATCTACACTATTAAAGATAGTAAACTCACTAGAAACTGCTTCTAGTGGAGAGTTTAAAATAGGAGATAGAGTAAAGATAGGTTACTATGACCAAAACCACCAAGGACTAAATCTAAATAGAACTATCATAGAGGAACTTATGTATAACTTTACACTAAGTGAGGAGCAAGCAAGAAATATCTGTGGTGGATTTTTATTTAGTGAAGATGATGTATATAAGGAGATAAAAAGTTTAAGTGGAGGAGAGAAGGCTAGAGTTGCTTTTATGAAACTTATGCTAGAAAAACCAAACTTCTTAATACTAGACGAGCCGACTAACCACTTAGATATCTACTCTAGAGAGATATTAGAGGAGGCACTTGAGGATTATACAGGAACTATCTTAGTTGTATCCCACGATAGAAATTTCTTAGACTGTGTTGTAAATAGTATCTATGAGATAAAAAAAGATGGAGCTGTTATGTTCAAAGGAGATTATAATAGCTACTTACAACAGAGAGATAATATAAAGGCGAAAGATGAGAGTAAGGATAAGGCTGTACTTAGCTACGAGGAGCAAAAGAAAAATAAAAATAGAATCTCATCTCTTGAGAAAAAAATAGTAAAAGCTGAAGAGACTCTTGCTAAGCTGGAAGAGAAGAAAGCTCTAAAAGAGGAAGAGTATAATGAGGCAGGAAGAGTAAATGACTTAGATAAACTTCTTACTATTCAAAAGGAACTAGAAGATTTTGATATGGAGATAATGACAATGATGGAAGAGTGGGAGAGTTTAGAAGAGGAATTGAAAGAGTTAAAAGAGAGTATTTAG
- the rpsL gene encoding 30S ribosomal protein S12 yields MPTLSQLVKNGRDTLSEKKKSPALQGNPQRRGVCVRVYTTTPKKPNSALRKVARVKLTNGIEVTCYIPGEGHNLQEHSIVLVRGGRTKDLPGVRYKVIRGALDTAGVAKRKQSRSKYGAKKA; encoded by the coding sequence ATGCCTACTTTAAGTCAATTAGTAAAAAATGGTAGAGACACTCTATCAGAAAAGAAAAAATCACCAGCATTACAAGGAAACCCACAAAGAAGAGGAGTTTGTGTAAGAGTTTATACTACTACACCTAAGAAACCTAACTCAGCTTTAAGAAAGGTTGCCAGAGTAAAATTAACTAATGGAATCGAAGTTACTTGTTATATTCCTGGAGAGGGACACAACTTACAAGAGCACTCAATCGTACTTGTAAGAGGAGGAAGAACAAAAGACTTACCAGGGGTTAGATATAAAGTTATAAGAGGAGCTTTAGATACAGCTGGAGTTGCTAAGAGAAAACAATCAAGATCTAAATATGGAGCTAAAAAAGCGTAA
- the rpsG gene encoding 30S ribosomal protein S7, whose protein sequence is MSRRRAAVKRDVLPDSRYSDKVVTKVINSIMLDGKKAIAEGIFYSAMDLIKEKTGQEGYDVFKQALENIKPQIEVRSRRIGGATYQVPVEVKADRQQTLAIRWLTLYTRQRKEYGMIEKLAAELIAAANNEGATIKKKEDTYKMAEANRAFAHYKI, encoded by the coding sequence ATGTCAAGAAGAAGAGCAGCAGTAAAAAGAGATGTACTACCTGATTCTAGATATTCTGATAAGGTGGTAACTAAAGTTATCAACTCAATCATGTTAGATGGTAAAAAAGCAATAGCAGAAGGAATATTCTATTCAGCTATGGATTTAATAAAAGAGAAAACTGGTCAAGAGGGGTACGATGTATTTAAACAAGCTTTAGAAAACATCAAACCACAAATCGAAGTTAGATCAAGAAGAATTGGAGGAGCTACTTACCAAGTACCAGTAGAAGTTAAAGCAGATAGACAACAAACTTTAGCTATCAGATGGTTAACTCTTTACACAAGACAAAGAAAAGAGTATGGTATGATCGAGAAGTTAGCAGCAGAATTAATCGCAGCAGCTAACAACGAGGGAGCTACTATTAAGAAGAAAGAAGATACATATAAAATGGCAGAAGCTAACAGAGCTTTCGCACACTATAAAATCTAA
- the fusA gene encoding elongation factor G: protein MARKVSLDMTRNVGIMAHIDAGKTTTTERILFYTGVEHKLGEVHEGAATMDWMEQEQERGITITSAATTCFWRGHRINIIDTPGHVDFTVEVERSLRVLDGAVAVFSAVDGVQPQSETVWRQADKYKVPRIAFFNKMDRIGADFSMCVNDIKEKLGANPVPIQLPIGAEDNFEGIVDLIKMHEVVWPVDSDNGQNFEIREIRAELKDQAEELRQHMLESIVETSDELMEKFFGGEEITEEEIRSALRVATIDNVIVPVTCGTAFKNKGVQALLDAIVDYMPAPTDVAMVKGTDMKDPSIEIDREMSDDAPFAALAFKVMTDPFVGKLTFFRVYAGIVEKGSYVLNSTKGKKERMGRILQMHANKREEIDAVYCGDIAAAVGLKETTTGDTLCAEDAPIVLEKMEFPEPVISVAVEPKTKADQEKMGIALSKLAEEDPTFKVKTDEETGQTIISGMGELHLEIIVDRMKREFKVESTVGKPQVAYRETILGTTDQEVKYAKQSGGRGQYGHVKIILEPNPGKDFEFVNKITGGVIPREYIPAVEKGCREALESGVVAGYPMVDVKVTLYDGSYHEVDSSEMAFKVAGSMAVKQAAAKSNPIILEPVFKVEVTTPEEYMGDIIGDLNSRRGMIGGMIDRNGAKIITAKVPLSEMFGYATDLRSKSQGRANYSMEFSEYTQVPASIQKAIQEQRGK, encoded by the coding sequence ATGGCTAGGAAAGTTTCATTAGATATGACTAGAAACGTTGGAATCATGGCTCATATCGACGCAGGAAAAACTACTACTACTGAAAGAATCCTATTCTATACAGGAGTAGAGCACAAATTAGGAGAGGTTCACGAAGGAGCCGCTACAATGGACTGGATGGAGCAAGAGCAAGAAAGAGGTATTACAATTACTTCAGCAGCTACAACTTGTTTCTGGAGAGGACATAGAATAAATATAATAGACACACCAGGACATGTGGACTTTACAGTAGAGGTTGAAAGATCTCTTAGAGTTCTAGACGGAGCAGTTGCAGTATTCTCAGCAGTTGACGGAGTACAACCTCAATCAGAAACTGTATGGAGACAAGCTGACAAATATAAAGTACCAAGAATTGCATTCTTCAACAAAATGGACAGAATTGGTGCTGACTTCAGCATGTGTGTAAATGATATTAAAGAAAAATTAGGAGCAAATCCTGTACCTATTCAATTACCAATCGGAGCAGAGGACAACTTCGAAGGAATAGTAGATTTAATAAAAATGCATGAAGTAGTATGGCCAGTTGACTCAGACAACGGACAAAACTTCGAAATAAGAGAAATCAGAGCAGAATTAAAAGATCAAGCTGAAGAGTTAAGACAACATATGCTAGAGTCAATCGTTGAAACTAGCGATGAGTTAATGGAAAAATTCTTTGGTGGAGAAGAGATTACTGAAGAGGAAATCAGATCAGCTCTAAGAGTTGCTACAATAGATAACGTAATCGTTCCAGTAACTTGTGGAACTGCATTCAAAAATAAAGGAGTTCAAGCATTACTTGACGCTATCGTTGATTACATGCCAGCTCCAACAGACGTTGCAATGGTAAAAGGAACAGATATGAAAGATCCTTCTATCGAAATCGATAGAGAGATGTCTGACGATGCTCCATTCGCGGCTTTAGCATTCAAAGTTATGACTGACCCATTTGTTGGAAAGTTAACATTCTTTAGAGTATATGCTGGAATCGTAGAGAAAGGATCTTATGTTCTAAACTCTACAAAAGGTAAAAAAGAGAGAATGGGAAGAATTCTTCAAATGCACGCTAACAAAAGAGAAGAAATCGATGCAGTTTACTGTGGAGATATCGCTGCAGCAGTAGGATTAAAAGAAACTACTACTGGAGACACTCTATGTGCTGAAGATGCACCAATCGTTCTTGAGAAAATGGAATTCCCTGAGCCAGTTATCTCAGTTGCTGTTGAGCCAAAAACAAAAGCTGACCAAGAGAAAATGGGAATCGCTTTATCAAAACTAGCTGAGGAAGACCCTACTTTCAAAGTTAAGACTGATGAAGAAACTGGACAAACAATAATTTCAGGAATGGGAGAACTTCACCTTGAAATTATCGTAGATAGAATGAAGAGAGAGTTTAAAGTTGAATCTACAGTAGGTAAACCACAAGTTGCTTACAGAGAGACAATTTTAGGAACTACTGATCAAGAAGTTAAATATGCTAAGCAATCAGGAGGAAGAGGACAATACGGACACGTTAAAATTATCCTTGAGCCAAATCCTGGTAAAGACTTCGAGTTTGTTAACAAAATCACTGGAGGAGTTATCCCTAGAGAGTATATTCCTGCAGTAGAAAAAGGATGTAGAGAAGCTCTTGAAAGTGGAGTTGTTGCAGGATACCCTATGGTTGATGTAAAAGTAACTCTATATGATGGATCATACCACGAAGTTGACTCATCAGAGATGGCGTTCAAAGTTGCAGGATCAATGGCTGTTAAACAAGCTGCTGCAAAATCTAACCCAATCATCCTTGAGCCAGTATTCAAAGTAGAAGTAACTACTCCAGAAGAGTACATGGGAGATATCATCGGAGACTTAAACTCTAGAAGAGGAATGATCGGTGGAATGATCGATAGAAATGGTGCTAAGATCATAACTGCTAAAGTACCTTTATCAGAAATGTTCGGATATGCAACTGACTTAAGATCTAAATCTCAAGGAAGAGCTAACTACTCAATGGAATTCTCTGAGTACACTCAAGTACCAGCTTCAATCCAAAAAGCTATCCAAGAGCAAAGAGGAAAATAA
- a CDS encoding GTP-binding protein produces MAKEKFERSKPHVNIGTIGHVDHGKTTTTAAISKVLSDLGLAQRVDFDNIDAAPEEKERGITINTAHIEYETEKRHYAHVDCPGHADYVKNMITGAAQMD; encoded by the coding sequence ATGGCTAAAGAAAAATTCGAAAGAAGCAAACCGCACGTTAACATCGGAACAATCGGACACGTTGACCACGGAAAAACAACAACAACAGCAGCTATATCTAAAGTATTATCAGACTTAGGACTAGCTCAAAGAGTAGACTTCGATAACATCGACGCAGCTCCAGAAGAAAAAGAAAGAGGAATCACAATCAACACAGCTCACATCGAGTACGAAACAGAAAAAAGACACTATGCGCACGTTGACTGTCCAGGACACGCTGACTACGTTAAAAACATGATAACAGGAGCAGCTCAAATGGACG
- a CDS encoding EF-Tu C-terminal domain-related protein, translating to KGEVYVLTKEEGGRHTPFFSGYRPQFYFRTTDITGAIALPEGVEMVMPGDNIAMTVELIHPIAMETGLRFAIREGGRTVASGVVAEIIK from the coding sequence TCAAAGGAGAAGTATATGTATTAACTAAAGAAGAGGGAGGAAGACATACTCCATTCTTCTCAGGATACAGACCACAATTCTATTTCAGAACAACTGACATAACAGGAGCAATCGCTTTACCAGAGGGAGTAGAAATGGTAATGCCAGGAGATAACATCGCAATGACAGTAGAATTAATACACCCAATCGCAATGGAAACAGGATTAAGATTCGCTATCAGAGAAGGTGGAAGAACAGTAGCTTCTGGAGTAGTTGCAGAAATCATAAAATAA
- a CDS encoding transketolase, translated as MRDIKNLETKATSIRKSIVKMICEAKSGHPGGSLSATDILTALYFAEMNIDPANPKMENRDRFVLSKGHAAPALYATLAERGYFDKELLMTLRQYGSILQGHPDMKKVPGVEISTGSLGQGLSVANGMALNAKISGLSYRTYIILGDGELQEGQVWEAAMTAAHYKLDNVCAFLDFNNLQIDGNVDKVMGVEPVDAKWEAFGWNVIKIDGHNFEEILNALDKAKTVKGKPTIIIAKTVKGKGVSFMENVCGFHGVAPTKEETEKALAELGGNN; from the coding sequence ATGAGAGATATTAAAAATCTAGAAACAAAAGCAACAAGCATAAGAAAATCTATTGTAAAAATGATTTGTGAAGCTAAATCAGGACATCCAGGAGGGTCACTATCAGCTACTGATATTTTGACAGCTCTATATTTTGCTGAAATGAACATAGACCCAGCTAATCCTAAAATGGAAAACAGAGATAGATTTGTTCTTTCTAAGGGACATGCTGCTCCAGCTCTTTATGCTACACTAGCTGAAAGAGGATATTTTGATAAAGAACTTTTAATGACTTTAAGACAGTATGGTTCTATATTACAAGGACACCCTGATATGAAAAAAGTACCAGGAGTAGAGATTTCAACTGGTTCATTAGGACAAGGATTATCTGTTGCTAATGGTATGGCACTTAATGCTAAAATTTCTGGACTTTCATATAGAACATATATTATCTTAGGAGATGGAGAATTACAAGAGGGACAAGTATGGGAAGCTGCTATGACTGCTGCTCACTATAAACTTGATAATGTATGTGCATTCTTAGACTTTAACAACTTACAAATAGATGGAAATGTTGATAAAGTTATGGGAGTAGAACCAGTAGATGCTAAATGGGAAGCATTTGGATGGAATGTAATTAAAATTGATGGACATAACTTTGAAGAGATATTAAATGCTTTAGATAAAGCTAAAACAGTAAAAGGTAAACCAACTATTATCATTGCTAAAACAGTAAAAGGTAAAGGAGTATCATTTATGGAAAATGTATGTGGATTCCATGGAGTAGCTCCAACAAAAGAGGAAACTGAAAAAGCATTAGCAGAATTAGGAGGGAATAATTAA
- a CDS encoding transketolase family protein, with translation MSKKSTRQAYGEALVELGKINKDVVVLDADLTKSTKTNLFQEKFPERHFNVGIAEADLIGTAAGLATCGKIAFASTFAMFAAGRGFEQIRNTVAYPKLNVKIAPTHAGISVGEDGGSHQSVEDIALMRAIPGMVVLSPADAVETKKMVFAAAEYNGPVYIRMGRLDVETIFDEATYDFQIGIANTVREGNDVTIAATGLMTAEALKAADILAQEGISVRVINVGTIKPLDGETILKAAQETKFIITAEEHSVIGGLGSAVSEFLSEVHPTKVKKLGLYDKFGQSGKANELLEKYELTAAKLVAMAKENM, from the coding sequence ATGAGTAAAAAATCTACAAGACAAGCTTATGGAGAGGCATTAGTAGAATTAGGAAAAATAAATAAAGATGTGGTAGTATTAGATGCTGACCTTACAAAATCAACAAAGACAAACTTATTCCAAGAGAAATTTCCTGAAAGACATTTTAATGTGGGAATAGCAGAAGCTGACTTAATAGGAACAGCAGCAGGATTAGCTACTTGTGGGAAAATAGCATTTGCTTCTACTTTTGCAATGTTTGCAGCAGGAAGAGGATTTGAGCAAATAAGAAATACAGTGGCATATCCAAAATTAAATGTAAAAATAGCTCCAACTCACGCAGGAATATCAGTAGGAGAAGATGGAGGTTCTCACCAATCAGTAGAGGATATAGCATTAATGAGAGCTATACCAGGAATGGTAGTATTATCTCCAGCAGATGCAGTAGAAACTAAAAAAATGGTATTTGCAGCAGCTGAATATAATGGACCAGTATATATTAGAATGGGAAGATTAGATGTAGAAACAATATTTGATGAAGCTACATATGATTTCCAAATAGGAATAGCTAATACAGTAAGAGAGGGAAATGATGTTACAATAGCAGCTACAGGACTTATGACAGCAGAAGCTCTAAAAGCAGCAGATATATTAGCACAAGAGGGAATCTCAGTAAGAGTAATCAACGTAGGAACAATAAAACCACTTGATGGAGAGACAATCTTAAAAGCAGCACAAGAAACAAAATTTATAATTACAGCTGAAGAGCACTCAGTAATAGGAGGATTAGGTTCAGCAGTATCAGAATTTTTATCAGAAGTACACCCTACAAAAGTAAAAAAATTAGGACTTTATGATAAATTTGGACAAAGTGGAAAAGCAAATGAGCTTTTAGAGAAATATGAGTTAACAGCAGCTAAATTAGTAGCTATGGCTAAAGAGAATATGTAA